The following are encoded together in the Mastacembelus armatus chromosome 6, fMasArm1.2, whole genome shotgun sequence genome:
- the ppfibp1b gene encoding liprin-beta-1b isoform X2, which produces MMSDASDMLAAALEQMDGIIAGSKAMDYSNGLFDCQSPTSPFMGSLRALHLLEDLRSVLELMDTEERESLRCQIPDSTADSLVEWLHGHLSNGHISLVGGDHYQERLSRLESDKESLVLQVSVLTDQVEAQGEKIRDLDLCLDEHREKLNATEEMLQQELLCRSALETQKLELMSEVSNLKLKLNTIEKDRLDFDDRFQDSEDLILEINKLRYRLTDLESEKQQYEKKLKCTKSLMAKLSSLKIKMGQMQYEKQRKEHKLQAMKEELTLLRRQLEGKDGEMRRLQDETGFKAITSSSADHSERVSHPDETLKKRLKEKHVEVQRMKKAVESLMAANEEKDRKIEELKQSLLRYKKVQDMVMSVQGKKEKSRDNEHVESRGDGSNAFLSVNAMSGDSEKNDVTDVEQLKRKSPDELESFNGLSEELLRVPCPSDTEQISGRAGLTEGATPTEVESQDTIKTDSQDILDRSNNEKNTSEEMYKLSEKPPIGPSATLPVTTEDDSFGSRKARSSFRKGFFKIRGGKKTNSTPNLDRSRSASAPMLAETERQGTDHLDLAGLPQRSANSDSTHTLPTTPESRKKSKGIKKLFGKLKRSQSTTFNLDDNLPEVEFKRGGVRATAGPRLGWSCDFQRVNNDVDAPFARWSKDQVCDWLQDQGLGLYVNMARVWISSGQTLLQASQQDLEREMGIKHPLHRKKLQLALQALGSEEENNKGKLDYNWVTRWLDDIGLPQYKTQFDEGRVDGRMLHYMTVDDLLSLKVGSVLHHLSIKRAIQVLRLNNYEPNCLRRRPSDESNISPAEISQWTNHRVMEWLRSVDLAEYAPNLRGSGVHGGLMVLEPRFNVETMALLLNIPPNKTLLRRHLATHFSLLIGSEAQQLKQECLENPDYTLLTATTKVKPKKLSFGNFGNLRKKKQEETEEYVCPMDVEMPKGRSFQKGFELQIYEDDLDRLEQMEDSEGTVRQIGAFSEGIQNLTSMLKDDEFFKEISNSPNPSVTDNDSNA; this is translated from the exons ATGATGTCTGATGCCAGCGACATGTTAGCAGCTGCCCTGGAGCAGATGGATGGAATTATAGCAG GCTCCAAGGCTATGGACTACTCCAATGGGTTGTTTGATTGCCAGTCGCCCACGTCTCCTTTCATGGGTAGCCTACGAGCACTTCACCTTTTGGAAGACCTGAGGAGTGTCCTGGAGTTGATGGACACAGAGGAAAGGGAGAGCCTGCGCTGCCAGATCCCTGACTCAACGGCTGACAGTCTTGTCGAGTGGCTCCATGGTCACCTG TCTAATGGGCACATCTCTCTGGTTGGGGGTGACCACTACCAGGAAAGGCTTTCCAGACTAGAAAGTGATAAGGAGTCTCTGGTGCTTCAG GTGAGTGTACTGACAGACCAGGTGGAGGCTCAGGGAGAGAAGATACGGGACCTGGATTTATGTTTGGACgagcacagagagaaactcAATGCAACTGAGGAGATGctgcagcag GAGCTACTGTGCAGAAGTGCACTTGAGACCCAGAAGCTTGAGCTGATGTCTGAAGTCTCCAACCTAAAGCTGAAGCTAAATACCATAGAGAAGGATAGACTTGACTTTGATGACAGATTTCAGGATAGTGAG GATTTGATTCTTGAAATTAACAAACTACGATACAGATTGACAGACCTGGAGagtgaaaaacaacagtatgaaaagaaactgaaatgcACAAAG TCGCTAATGGCCAAGCTTTCTAGCCTGAAAATCAAAATGGGCCAGATGCAGTATGAGAAACAGAGGAAGGAGCACAAACTCCAGGCTATGAAG GAGGAGCTGACGTTACTGAGGAGGCAGCTGGAGGGCAAAGATGGAGAGATGAGGAGATTACAGGATGAGACAGGCTTCAAAGCCATCACCTCGAGCAGTGCAGATCACTCTGAGAGAG TCTCTCATCCAGATGAAACTCTTAAAAAGAGGCTGAAAGAAAAAC ACGTGGAAGTGCAGAGAATGAAAAAGGCAGTTGAGTCATTGATGGCAGCCAATGAGGAAAAG GATCGTAAGATTGAGGAACTAAAGCAGTCACTGCTACGGTATAAGAAAGTTCAAGATATGGTGATGTCTGTACAAGGGAAAAAAG AGAAATCCAGAGATAACGAGCATGTTGAGAGTCGGGGTGATGGATCCAATGCATTCTTGTCAGTCAACGCTATGTCTGGGGATTCAGAAAAGAATGACGTTACAGATGTTGAAcagctgaagaggaagagcCCAGATGAG CTGGAAAGCTTCAATGGACTGAGTGAAGAGCTTTTGCGTGTACCATGTCCTTCAGACACAGAACAGATCTCAGGAAGAGCTGGCCTTACTGAGGGGGCCACACCAACAGAAGTAGAAAG CCAGGACACCATAAAGACTGACAGCCAGGACATCCTTGATAGGAGCAATAATGAAAAG aataCAAGTGAAGAAATGTATAAGCTGAGTGAAAAGCCACCCATTGGTCCTTCTGCCACCTTGCCTGTCACCACAGAGGATGACAGCTTTGGCTCAAGAAAGGCCCGATCATCATTTAGAAAGGGTTTCTTCAAGATCCGCGGGGGGAAGAAGACGAACAGCACTCCCAACCTTG ACCGCAGCCGGAGTGCGAGTGCGCCTATGCTAG CTGAAACAGAGCGACAAGGCACTGACCATCTGGATCTAGCCGGACTGCCTCAGAGGTCAGCCAACAGCGACAGCACCCACACACTCCCTACAACTCCAGAGAGCAGGAAAAAATCCAAAGGAATCAAGAAACTCTTTGGAAA GCTAAAAAGAAGTCAGTCTACCACGTTTAACCTGGATGACAACCTACCAGAGGTGGAATTCAAGAGGGGTGGAGTTCGAGCCACAGCAGGACCCAGACTGGGCTGGTCTTGTGACTTTCAGCGAGTCAACAA tgATGTTGATGCTCCCTTTGCACGCTGGTCAAAGGATCAGGTGTGTGACTGGCTGCAGGACCAGGGTCTTGGCCTTTACGTGAACATGGCTCGTGTTTGGATATCCTCCGGACAGACGCTGCTACAGGCCTCACAGCAGGACCTGGAGAGG GAGATGGGCATCAAACACCCGCTGCACAGAAAGAAGCTGCAGCTGGCTCTACAGGCCCTTGGCTCAGAAGAGGAGAATAATAAGGGAAAGCTGGACTACAACTGGGTGACAA gaTGGCTGGATGACATCGGTCTGCCTCAGTACAAGACACAGTTTGATGAAGGGAGAGTAGATGGTCGCATGCTGCATTACATGACAGTG GATGACCTACTTTCTCTCAAGGTGGGAAGTGTCTTGCATCACCTCAGCATCAAGAGAGCTATACAAGTGCTCCGACTGAACAACTATGAGCCCAACTGCTTGCGTCGTAGGCCATCTGACGAG AGCAACATTTCTCCAGCTGAGATTTCCCAGTGGACCAACCACAGGGTGATGGAGTGGCTGCGGTCCGTAGACCTCGCTGAATACGCTCCCAACTTAAGAGGAAGTGGTGTCCACGGGGGGCTGATG GTTCTGGAGCCACGGTTTAATGTGGAGACCATGGCATTGCTGCTGAACATTCCCCCCAACAAGACTCTGCTGCGTCGCCACCTCGCCACTCATTTCAGCCTGCTCATTGGCTCAGAGGCCCAGCAGCTCAAACAGGAGTGTCTTGAAAACCCAGATTACACTCTGCTTACTGCCACCACCAAGGTCAAG CCAAAGAAACTGTCGTTTGGTAACTTTGGTAATTTAAGGAAGAAAAAGCAGGAGGAGACTGAGGAGTATGTGTGTCCCATGGATGTGGAGATGCCAAAGGGAAGAAGCTTCCAGAAAGGCTTCGAGCTCCAGATCTACGAGGACGACCTGGACAGACTAGAACAG ATGGAGGACTCAGAGGGAACTGTGAGACAGATCGGAGCTTTCTCTGAGGGTATTCAAAATCTAACG AGCATGCTGAAAGATGATGAATTCTTCAAAGAGATATCCAATTCACCGAATCCCAGCGTAACAGATAATGACTCCAACGCATGA